GCGTCTCATTGGTTAAGTCCCCGGCTATATATTTATGTGATTGGTCAGGGCGGGGTATATATACTCAGCAGGGGTCGGTTAAATCTGGCCACAAGTTTCCAAACTTTCAAAttgggcagacagacagagagtcgGACAGGCCATGTGACGGAGGAGAATCAAGCTTTGGACAAACCACTGCAACACACAATCCAGACAAGAACCGTTGTCTTTTGAGGGGGGAaaagagtgaagaggagagaggcagaatCATTGTGGCTCCTTTCCAGGAGGAACATCCTGCACCACaacttgtttgttttctctttcgTTCTCGTATCCCGACTCCTCTCAGATCTCGATGCTTTGCTTTGGGATTTGTCCTCCAAATCCATTCAATTCCTCTCTTGATCTTTCTCTTTGTCATCTGAAACATTTTGAGCAACATATTTTTTCCACAACTTTGCTCCCCAACAAACTGAGTCTGACATTTGTTCACTTCCACTTGGAAGTTTAATCCCAGCCCTGTTCTGGAATGAATTTAGCCAAACCCAGCTTGTCTAGAGAGACTCTTCTGCTTGCCAGCCGGATGTCTCTCGGGGGCCGCTGGGCGTCGGGGACCCCGAGCCCTGCTTCTGATTCCGAGCTGGGTTTTGAGCAGAACGTCTCCGGGGACTGCAGTTCTCCTGATGACCTTGGAAGCGGGAAGATGAGGAGAACAGAACCAAGGCTTTCTCTGACAGCAAGTTCAGGGGGCCAGAGTCCGGACCGGACCCAGGCAGGAGTTGTTTCGCCAGCCACAGCTGATGGGAAGGCTGTGGGGGGAGAGCAGAGGATCCGCAGGCCCATGAACGCCTTCATGGTCTGGGCCAAAGATGAGAGGAAACGACTGGCCGTGCAAAACCCAGACTTGCACAACGCTGTGCTCAGCAAGATGCTAGGTAAGACGGGAACAAAAAGCCCAGTCAGGGTTAGGGTTTCTAGTGAAAGCAGACTGGTACAATATAGTTAGGACTGGCAGTTTTCAAAAAGTTCAATGGAGATAATTCTGATAATCAGCAGACTATGATCAATTCATTTCTGGATGTTTATTTTACCTTTGTTGGGGTGGGAACTTTTCCACATCAGGAGGCAGTTTCCCAAAAGCATCTCAGGGCCAAGATGACCTTTCTACGATTACAGTCTTAAGATGGTTTTGGGGAACTGCCCCCTGACATTGTTTAGATGCCTAAACTAACATCAAACTACAGTTTTGACCTGCTGGTATAATTGCAAGTCAATATTTGAGCAGTTATTCTTTTCCCAGTATTCATAGCTCAGTTTGAAAACCCCACCCTTCTGAGTCATTTTAATGactcacaaatatataaatttttctttttaaaaaactgtcaAAAATCATCCATCATTTAAAAGGGGACTTAACAGTGCTACAGATTGTGTTGTATATTATTGATAGTTTAATATGAGAACAAATCAACAGAACTACTAAAAACAGCATGAGTTTGTTCTCCGCTGCCCATCATGTGCTCGTTACGTATCAAACTCCATACTGTAGTCAAAATATGGAATCCATTGTGGCCACAACCGCTGTTCTCAACTAGGGAAACTATACAGTTTCATGACCACGTTTTAACTGTGCAGGGGGTAAAGAAAATACAGGATTATAATTGAGAATATATTTAGTCAGGGTTTACGGTGCATTATTGATGTCGCCAACATTGTTTCAGGACTTTTACAATCGAAGTAActcattttaatgcattttcatTTGAGTACCAAGTGAGCAAAGTGGACTGAATCATTTTAAATCTCACACGGGGCTGTCATTGAACATTTTAACTGACATTCTTCATGTTGATGTTGCACAACAAATGCTGATGTCCTTGTGAGTcacttatttacatttttgtcaCTGCTGTTTGATTTAAATTAGACCCAACACCTTGGGTCTCGCTATGGGCTTTTTTtggtaatatttcaaaataatagtGTGAAAAAAtagtacaaataaatatatatttagtcatCTTGTCCCCAGCATTCACTTCACTGATGTTGATGATGACTAATTTAGATAATGACTTTGAGTGAGATTGATTGCAGTTCTTTTCTTGAGAAATGTATTGCTCTGTTCAAGGTGCTAAGATAACAAAACCGTTTTTTTTGTTCATacctcaggtcagtcatggaAGGCCCTGAGTGTAACAGACAAGCGACCATTTGTGGAGGAAGCCGAACGTCTCCGtgtccagcacctccaggatcACCCAAACTACAAGTACAGGCCTCGCCGTAAAAAGACCACCAAAAAACTCAAGCGGGTTGAACCGGGTCTTCTGCTGCATAGTTTAGCCCAGGGAGGACTCGGAATAGGACCTGGTATGGGCCCCTTGGGTGCAGAAAGTGTCAATGGAGGTTCTGCTTATGGAAATCATCACTCCCACCACCTGCTGCATCCTCTTGGGCCCTTCAGGGACTTCCCGGCTCCAGGACTTCAAGAGCTGGAGAGCTATGGCCTGCCCACTCCAGAGATGTCCCCTCTGGATGTGATGGAAGATGGAGCTGGGGAATCTGTGTTTTTCCCCCAACATATGCAAGAAGAGACAGGGATGGGAGGTTGGAGTGGTTATCACCAGCACCTTCACCATCAAAGCCAACATTACAGCCACAATTACATCAACCACAGTCACCACAACTCCATAAATGGTGCAGCAACACACAGTCAGGCTTCAGGAATGAGTGTTAGTTCCAGTTTAAGGACCTGTTTGAATTCCAGTTTGAGTCCAAGTAGAGATTCCAGAGTTGATCCTAGAATGAGTTCTGGTGAGTTAAATATGACCTTGAGCATGAACTCTAGGTTAAATCACACCTCTAGTCACCACATTGCCTTAAGGAGTACTGTAAAGTGCCCACCACCTCTATccgactcctcctcccctgttCCCTACGCCCAGCCCTCCATAAGTCTCCCTGAGCTGGTCAAATCCCACCAAATGCCACATCAACCCACTGCTCCTGTCAGCTACTTCGGTCAAATGTATGGGAACAGCGCTCCAAATGCAGCACACTACATGCCTTCTCACCTGGGGCAActttcacctcctcctgaaacTTCTCCTTCTTCCATCCCCACATCAACCTTTCCTCATCTTCTGCACTTAGAGTCTTCAAATCCTGAGTCCTCCTGCCATTTGGGGACTACCTCTGCTGAGTTTTGGTCGGAGGTGGACAGGCATGAATTTGACCAGTATGTAAATGTGGGCAGGAATCGGGAGGAGGCCTACGCACATGGTGGGGGCTGTGGTGGGGGGTCCAAAGTCCTGAGTGGACGCAGTAGCAGTGACGCAGATAGCATGAATAGCAGTTTAATTAACAGGGATGTCCGGAGCATTTTGAGTGGTGCTGGTGGATGTGAGGAAGGGAGCAGCTCTCTTATAACTGCTCTTTCTGATACCAGCAGCGCTGTCTATTACAGTGCTTGTATCTCTGGATAAATACTCCATGATCTGATCCCTTATGTGTTCCTGCTTGCATAACGCACACTTTGGTTTGGTTCATTTGAACCACGGTTACATGATCGGGAggaagcattttttttaaagacgtttG
The genomic region above belongs to Pseudoliparis swirei isolate HS2019 ecotype Mariana Trench chromosome 9, NWPU_hadal_v1, whole genome shotgun sequence and contains:
- the sox18 gene encoding transcription factor Sox-18B — encoded protein: MNLAKPSLSRETLLLASRMSLGGRWASGTPSPASDSELGFEQNVSGDCSSPDDLGSGKMRRTEPRLSLTASSGGQSPDRTQAGVVSPATADGKAVGGEQRIRRPMNAFMVWAKDERKRLAVQNPDLHNAVLSKMLGQSWKALSVTDKRPFVEEAERLRVQHLQDHPNYKYRPRRKKTTKKLKRVEPGLLLHSLAQGGLGIGPGMGPLGAESVNGGSAYGNHHSHHLLHPLGPFRDFPAPGLQELESYGLPTPEMSPLDVMEDGAGESVFFPQHMQEETGMGGWSGYHQHLHHQSQHYSHNYINHSHHNSINGAATHSQASGMSVSSSLRTCLNSSLSPSRDSRVDPRMSSGELNMTLSMNSRLNHTSSHHIALRSTVKCPPPLSDSSSPVPYAQPSISLPELVKSHQMPHQPTAPVSYFGQMYGNSAPNAAHYMPSHLGQLSPPPETSPSSIPTSTFPHLLHLESSNPESSCHLGTTSAEFWSEVDRHEFDQYVNVGRNREEAYAHGGGCGGGSKVLSGRSSSDADSMNSSLINRDVRSILSGAGGCEEGSSSLITALSDTSSAVYYSACISG